Proteins encoded together in one Pseudomonas sp. ADAK13 window:
- a CDS encoding polyamine ABC transporter substrate-binding protein produces the protein MHKAVIALLSAVLLASTSLSQAADDPGNTLRIYNWADYIGEHTLADFEKATGIKVIYDTYDSYETVQGKLLSGRSGYDLVVLNASLVPLLIKAKAFQPLNKALLPDWNNLDPQVLKSLETHDPGVTYSAPYTWGSNGVTYNIDKIKERMPDAPIGSLAMIFDPKIISRFADCGITFIDSPTDMIPLALTYLGLDPNSVAPKDLKAAQDVLMAVRPYIRKFDSSGFINGLANGELCMATTWSGDYATSQARAAEAGAKVNLGYFIPKEGSLIWFDNFYIPADAPHVANAHKFIEFLLQPEVIAGVSNTIHYANSNLASKPLVNADIRDNPAIYPDAATMQRLFTQKSQSQAAVRLITRTWNAVKTGK, from the coding sequence ATGCATAAAGCCGTTATCGCCCTGTTAAGCGCTGTCTTGCTTGCATCAACGTCCCTCAGCCAGGCCGCTGACGACCCGGGCAACACCTTGCGCATCTACAACTGGGCCGATTACATCGGGGAACACACCCTCGCCGACTTCGAAAAAGCCACCGGCATCAAGGTGATCTACGACACCTATGATTCCTACGAAACCGTACAGGGCAAATTGCTCTCCGGGCGCTCGGGTTATGACCTGGTGGTGCTCAACGCGTCACTGGTACCGCTGCTGATCAAGGCCAAGGCGTTCCAGCCCCTCAACAAAGCGCTGCTACCCGACTGGAATAACCTCGACCCTCAAGTGCTGAAAAGCCTGGAAACCCATGACCCGGGCGTGACCTATTCCGCGCCCTACACCTGGGGCAGCAATGGCGTGACCTACAACATCGACAAGATCAAGGAACGCATGCCGGACGCCCCCATCGGCTCCCTGGCGATGATCTTCGACCCCAAGATCATTTCGCGTTTCGCCGACTGCGGCATCACCTTCATCGACTCTCCCACCGACATGATCCCGCTGGCCCTGACCTACCTCGGCCTGGACCCCAACAGCGTGGCGCCCAAAGACCTCAAGGCCGCCCAGGATGTGTTGATGGCCGTACGGCCCTACATCCGTAAATTCGACTCCAGCGGTTTTATCAACGGCCTGGCCAACGGTGAGCTGTGCATGGCCACCACCTGGTCCGGCGATTACGCCACGTCCCAGGCCCGGGCGGCGGAAGCCGGGGCCAAGGTCAACCTGGGTTACTTCATCCCCAAGGAAGGCTCGCTGATCTGGTTCGATAACTTCTACATCCCGGCTGATGCACCCCATGTGGCAAATGCCCACAAGTTCATCGAGTTCCTCCTGCAGCCCGAGGTCATCGCCGGCGTCAGCAACACCATTCACTACGCCAACAGCAACCTGGCCTCCAAGCCCCTGGTCAACGCAGACATTCGCGACAACCCGGCCATCTACCCGGACGCGGCAACGATGCAGCGCTTGTTCACCCAGAAAAGCCAGTCCCAAGCCGCCGTGCGCCTGATCACCCGTACCTGGAATGCCGTGAAGACCGGCAAGTGA
- a CDS encoding response regulator transcription factor encodes MSQNADHCPAPSFQVLEAWNGALAHAFVSVDEASFLEHLACALSALTPIESMMISLERQGQAPHLLYQQGIPRPHYEEIINRYFSRGYLLDPFCLAVDKGLAEGFYHLAQIAPDDFFSSEYYKTYYLRSGGAQESYYIVDLCPNSKISLCMFQGLSAGQFSDEQLALLRTAQPIVRELLRRFGTTGGLCKVISDEAFTQTQVHQQIEAAFMHFGSGVLTVREREIAHLILRGHSVKSTAQMLGISPETVRMHRKHLYTKLEINSQAELFALFIDWLTHSGVMARS; translated from the coding sequence ATGAGCCAAAATGCCGATCACTGCCCTGCCCCATCCTTCCAGGTGCTTGAAGCCTGGAATGGCGCGTTGGCCCACGCCTTCGTCAGCGTTGACGAGGCGTCATTCCTTGAACACCTGGCCTGCGCCCTCAGCGCCCTGACCCCCATCGAATCGATGATGATCAGCCTGGAGCGCCAGGGCCAGGCGCCGCACTTGCTCTACCAGCAAGGCATCCCCCGGCCGCACTACGAAGAAATCATCAACCGCTACTTTTCCCGGGGCTACCTGCTGGACCCGTTCTGCCTCGCAGTGGACAAGGGCCTGGCCGAAGGTTTCTACCACCTGGCACAAATCGCCCCGGACGACTTCTTCAGCAGCGAGTACTACAAGACCTACTACCTGCGCAGCGGCGGCGCCCAGGAGAGCTACTACATCGTCGACCTGTGCCCCAACAGCAAAATCTCCCTGTGCATGTTCCAGGGCCTGAGTGCCGGCCAGTTCAGTGACGAACAACTGGCGCTGCTGCGAACCGCCCAACCCATCGTGCGTGAACTGCTGCGCCGCTTCGGCACCACGGGCGGGTTGTGCAAGGTGATCAGCGACGAAGCCTTCACCCAGACCCAGGTGCATCAGCAGATTGAAGCCGCGTTCATGCATTTTGGCAGCGGCGTATTGACGGTGCGCGAGCGGGAAATTGCCCACCTGATCCTGCGCGGACACTCGGTGAAATCCACCGCGCAGATGCTGGGCATCTCCCCGGAAACCGTGCGCATGCACCGCAAGCATTTGTATACCAAGCTTGAGATCAACTCCCAGGCTGAGCTGTTTGCGCTGTTTATCGATTGGCTGACCCACAGCGGTGTGATGGCCCGATCCTGA
- a CDS encoding sigma-54 interaction domain-containing protein, with protein sequence MSTTGSLKDYQYVRGLAIQSLFEIIEQSSEGTVIVDGDANIVWMNERYAKRFGLKNADDAIGQPCEQVISNSLLRQVVRNDQPILLDIQDTPKGPLVVMRLPIHDDAGKVIGAIGFALFDELRNLSPLIERYLSMQQELASTRSLLRSRQSKYNFAHFIGTSAASLEVKRRARRSASAESPVLLLGETGTGKELLAQAIHGASPRAHKAFVSINSAAIPHDLLEAEFFGTAPGAFTGADRKGRPGKLQIAQGGTLFLDEIGDMPLPLQSKLLRVLQEKEFEPVGSNEMIHSDVRVIAATSMDLEAAIKRGEFRADLYYRLNVLPIQVPPLRARLDDLPALSEAILEELRSQHELDREALALLAQHAWPGNIRELRNVLERAALLSDDLVLNASEIRAAIGTFSPVEHSSVETVEGERFSAARERFDRQVIGAALKACEGNVVEAAKRLGLGRSTLYKKMVALGIA encoded by the coding sequence ATGAGCACCACCGGCAGCCTCAAGGATTACCAATACGTTCGTGGCCTGGCGATCCAGTCGTTGTTCGAGATCATCGAGCAGTCCAGCGAAGGCACCGTGATCGTCGACGGCGACGCGAATATCGTCTGGATGAACGAGCGCTACGCCAAGCGCTTCGGCCTGAAAAACGCCGACGACGCCATCGGCCAACCCTGCGAGCAGGTGATTTCCAACAGCCTGCTGCGCCAGGTGGTGCGCAATGACCAGCCGATTTTGCTGGACATCCAGGACACCCCCAAAGGCCCGCTGGTGGTGATGCGCCTGCCGATCCATGACGATGCGGGCAAGGTGATCGGAGCGATCGGGTTTGCACTGTTTGATGAGCTGCGCAACCTGTCGCCGCTGATCGAGCGCTACCTGAGCATGCAGCAGGAACTGGCGTCTACCCGTTCGCTGCTGAGGTCGCGGCAGAGCAAGTACAACTTCGCGCACTTTATCGGCACCAGCGCGGCCAGCCTGGAAGTCAAACGCCGGGCGCGGCGCAGTGCGAGTGCGGAATCGCCGGTGTTGCTGCTGGGGGAAACCGGCACCGGCAAGGAGCTGCTGGCCCAGGCGATTCACGGCGCCTCGCCCCGGGCACACAAGGCGTTTGTCAGCATCAACAGCGCGGCCATTCCTCATGATTTGCTGGAAGCTGAATTCTTCGGCACCGCACCGGGCGCGTTTACCGGCGCCGACCGCAAGGGCCGTCCCGGCAAGCTGCAAATTGCCCAGGGCGGCACGCTGTTCCTTGATGAGATCGGCGACATGCCCCTGCCGCTGCAAAGCAAATTGCTGCGGGTGTTGCAGGAGAAAGAGTTCGAGCCGGTGGGCTCCAACGAGATGATCCACAGCGATGTGCGGGTGATTGCCGCCACGTCGATGGACCTGGAAGCGGCGATCAAGCGCGGTGAGTTCCGGGCGGACCTGTATTACCGGCTGAATGTGCTGCCGATCCAGGTGCCGCCATTGCGCGCGCGGCTGGACGACTTGCCGGCGCTGAGCGAGGCGATTCTGGAGGAATTGCGCAGCCAGCATGAGCTGGATCGTGAGGCCCTGGCGTTATTGGCACAGCATGCGTGGCCGGGGAATATCCGCGAACTGCGCAATGTGCTGGAACGGGCGGCGTTGTTGAGTGATGACCTGGTGTTGAATGCCAGCGAAATTCGCGCAGCCATCGGGACGTTCAGCCCGGTAGAGCACAGTTCGGTAGAGACGGTTGAGGGCGAGCGTTTCAGCGCGGCCCGGGAGCGGTTTGATCGGCAGGTGATTGGGGCGGCGTTGAAGGCCTGTGAGGGGAATGTGGTGGAGGCGGCGAAGCGGCTGGGGCTTGGCCGGTCGACCTTGTACAAGAAGATGGTTGCCTTGGGCATCGCCTAA
- a CDS encoding ABC transporter ATP-binding protein, whose product MTENLIEIRDLSVAFNGQTVVRKLCLDVRPGECLALVGESGSGKSVTAHSILQLLPEAGTETSGSIRYRGQELLGASPATLQKLRGNRIAMIFQEPMTSLNPLHSIEKQIGETLLLHKGLGGKQAQARILELLELVGIQKPRERLKAYPHQLSGGQRQRVMIAMALACEPELLIADEPTTALDVTVQRKILLLLKSLQQRLGMSLLLISHDLNLVRSIAQRVCVMKAGEIVEQADCETLFCAPKHPYSRLLLDAEPAGIVLNHEVRDTVLQVDDLSVQFPLGGGLFRRKQYLQAVDGISLTVQRGKTLGIVGESGSGKSTLGQAILRLLDSSGAIRFQGEALEGLTQKQMQPWRKQMQVVFQDPFGSLSPRMSVAQIISEGLEVHAPCSLKDREAQVIRVLEDVGLDPASRHRYPHEFSGGQRQRIAIARALMLKPALILLDEPTSALDRTVQKQVVALLLELQEKYGLTYLFISHDLAVVRALAHDMIVIKDGKVVERGPSDEVFAAPQHPYTRELLAAAHP is encoded by the coding sequence ATGACTGAAAACCTGATCGAGATTCGCGACCTGAGCGTCGCCTTCAACGGCCAGACCGTGGTGCGCAAGCTGTGCCTGGATGTACGCCCCGGCGAGTGCCTGGCGCTGGTGGGCGAGTCGGGTTCGGGCAAGTCGGTGACTGCCCATTCGATCCTGCAACTGCTGCCCGAAGCCGGCACCGAGACCTCCGGTTCGATACGTTATCGCGGCCAGGAACTGCTCGGCGCCTCGCCCGCCACCCTGCAAAAACTGCGGGGCAACCGGATTGCGATGATCTTCCAGGAGCCAATGACCTCCCTGAACCCGCTGCACAGCATCGAGAAGCAGATCGGCGAAACCCTGCTGCTGCACAAGGGCCTGGGCGGCAAGCAAGCCCAGGCGCGGATCCTTGAGTTACTCGAACTGGTGGGCATCCAGAAGCCCCGGGAGCGCCTCAAGGCCTACCCCCATCAACTCTCCGGCGGCCAGCGCCAGCGGGTGATGATCGCCATGGCCCTGGCCTGCGAGCCGGAACTGTTGATCGCCGACGAGCCGACCACCGCACTGGACGTGACGGTGCAGCGCAAGATCCTGCTGCTGCTCAAGTCCCTGCAACAGCGCCTGGGCATGTCGCTGCTGCTGATCAGCCACGACCTCAACCTGGTGCGCAGCATTGCCCAGCGGGTGTGCGTGATGAAGGCCGGGGAGATTGTCGAGCAGGCGGATTGCGAAACCCTGTTTTGCGCCCCCAAGCACCCTTACAGCCGCCTGCTGTTGGATGCAGAACCGGCAGGCATCGTCTTGAATCACGAGGTGCGCGACACGGTGTTGCAGGTGGATGACTTGAGCGTGCAGTTCCCGCTGGGCGGCGGACTGTTCCGGCGCAAGCAGTACCTGCAAGCCGTGGATGGCATCAGCCTGACGGTGCAGCGCGGCAAAACCTTGGGCATTGTCGGCGAGTCCGGCTCGGGCAAATCCACCCTGGGCCAGGCGATTTTGCGGCTGCTGGATTCCAGCGGCGCGATTCGCTTCCAGGGCGAGGCCCTCGAAGGCCTGACGCAAAAGCAGATGCAGCCGTGGCGCAAGCAGATGCAGGTGGTGTTCCAGGACCCGTTCGGCAGCCTCAGCCCACGGATGTCGGTGGCGCAGATCATCAGCGAAGGCCTGGAAGTGCATGCCCCGTGCAGCCTCAAGGACCGCGAAGCCCAGGTGATCCGCGTGCTGGAAGATGTGGGCCTGGACCCCGCCAGCCGGCATCGCTACCCCCATGAATTCTCCGGCGGCCAGCGCCAGCGCATCGCCATTGCCCGCGCGCTGATGCTCAAGCCGGCGTTGATCCTGCTGGACGAACCCACCTCGGCGCTGGACCGTACCGTGCAGAAACAGGTGGTCGCATTGCTGCTTGAGCTGCAGGAAAAATACGGCCTGACCTACCTGTTTATCAGCCATGACCTCGCCGTAGTGCGGGCCCTGGCCCACGACATGATCGTGATCAAGGACGGCAAGGTGGTGGAACGCGGGCCGAGCGATGAAGTGTTTGCCGCGCCTCAACACCCCTACACCCGGGAACTCCTCGCGGCGGCGCACCCATGA
- a CDS encoding aminotransferase — MTLPNPAFFAQFDHDQLDAADKAHYMHGFHMFDEHREQGSLNIAAGDGAYIYDTAGNRYLDAVGGMWCTNIGLGREEMADAIANQVRQLAYSNPFCDMANVTAIELCAKLASLAPGDLDHVFLTTGGSTAVDTAYRLVQFYQNSRGKHEKKHIISRFSAYHGSTFLTMSIGNKAADRAPEFDFMSDLFHHISCPNYYRAPAGMSEAQFLDFLVDEFEDKILTIGADKVAAFFAEPIMGSGGVIIPPKGYHRRMWEICQRYDLLYVADEVVTSFGRLGKFFASQEVFDMQPDIITTAKGLTSGYLPLGACIFSDRIWQVIGEPGKGRCFTHGFTYSGHPVSCVAALKNIEIIERENLLAHVEDVGVYLEQRLQTLASLPLVGDVRCQRLMACIEFVADKHTKALLPDAVNIGEKIHLRAQAKGLLVRPIGHLNVMSPPLIITHAQVDQVVEILRQCILDTAEELRQSGEYQGR; from the coding sequence ATGACTCTGCCAAATCCTGCTTTTTTCGCCCAGTTCGACCACGACCAACTGGACGCCGCCGACAAGGCCCATTACATGCACGGCTTCCACATGTTCGACGAGCACCGCGAACAAGGCTCGCTGAACATCGCGGCCGGCGACGGCGCCTACATCTACGACACCGCCGGCAACCGCTACCTGGATGCGGTCGGTGGCATGTGGTGCACGAATATCGGCCTGGGGCGCGAGGAAATGGCCGACGCCATCGCCAATCAGGTTCGCCAGTTGGCGTACTCCAACCCGTTTTGCGACATGGCCAACGTCACCGCCATCGAACTGTGCGCCAAGCTTGCCAGCCTGGCCCCCGGCGACCTTGACCATGTATTCCTGACCACCGGCGGGTCCACGGCGGTCGATACCGCCTACCGCCTGGTGCAGTTCTATCAGAACAGTCGCGGCAAGCACGAGAAGAAGCACATCATCTCGCGGTTCAGCGCGTACCACGGCTCCACGTTCCTGACGATGTCCATCGGCAACAAGGCCGCCGACCGCGCGCCGGAATTCGATTTCATGAGCGACCTGTTCCACCACATTTCGTGCCCCAACTACTACCGGGCGCCTGCGGGCATGAGCGAGGCGCAATTTCTCGATTTCCTGGTGGATGAGTTCGAAGACAAGATCCTCACGATTGGCGCCGACAAGGTGGCGGCGTTCTTTGCCGAACCGATCATGGGCTCGGGCGGCGTGATCATTCCGCCGAAGGGTTACCACCGGCGCATGTGGGAAATCTGCCAACGTTATGACCTGCTTTACGTGGCGGATGAAGTAGTGACGTCCTTCGGCCGGCTGGGAAAATTTTTCGCCTCCCAGGAGGTGTTCGACATGCAGCCAGACATCATCACCACCGCCAAGGGCCTGACCTCCGGCTACCTGCCCCTGGGCGCGTGTATTTTCTCGGACCGCATCTGGCAAGTGATCGGCGAGCCGGGCAAGGGCCGCTGCTTTACCCACGGTTTCACCTACAGCGGCCATCCGGTGAGTTGCGTGGCGGCGCTGAAGAACATCGAGATCATCGAGCGGGAAAACCTGCTGGCCCATGTCGAAGACGTCGGCGTGTACCTGGAACAGCGCCTGCAAACCCTGGCCAGTCTGCCGCTGGTGGGTGACGTGCGTTGCCAGCGTTTGATGGCCTGCATCGAGTTTGTCGCCGACAAACACACCAAGGCGCTGCTGCCGGACGCGGTGAACATCGGCGAGAAAATCCACCTGCGGGCCCAGGCCAAAGGCTTGCTGGTACGGCCCATCGGTCACCTGAATGTGATGTCGCCGCCGTTGATCATCACCCATGCCCAGGTGGATCAAGTGGTGGAGATCCTGCGCCAGTGCATTCTCGACACCGCCGAAGAGCTGCGCCAAAGCGGCGAGTATCAAGGCCGATGA
- a CDS encoding microcin C ABC transporter permease YejB: MFAYIVRRLLLIIPTLVIILLVNFVIVQAAPGGPVEQAIAHLQGIGGGGVGGSSAESLSSGSRASRGLDPKLIKDIEKQYGFDKPAPERLWLMLKSYAQLDFGNSFFRGKSVTDLILEKMPVTISLGLWATLITYLVSIPLGIRKAVRHGSSFDVWSSTAIVIGYAMPAFLFAMFLIVVFAGGTSLNWFPVRGLVSENFDQLSTVGKIADYFWHLVLPVSALVIGGFATLTILTKNSFLNEITRQYVVTARAKGLSERRVLYGHVFRNAMLLVISGIPQAFIAVFFAGSLLIEVIFSLDGLGRMSYEAAVSRDYPVVFGSLFIFTLFGLLIKLIGDLCYTLVDPRIDFAARNA; the protein is encoded by the coding sequence ATGTTTGCCTATATCGTGCGGCGCTTGCTGCTGATCATTCCGACCCTGGTGATTATCCTGCTGGTGAACTTCGTTATCGTGCAGGCCGCGCCCGGCGGGCCGGTGGAACAGGCGATCGCCCACCTGCAAGGCATCGGGGGCGGTGGTGTCGGCGGCTCGTCTGCCGAAAGCCTCAGCAGTGGTTCACGGGCCAGCCGTGGCCTGGACCCGAAACTGATCAAGGACATCGAAAAACAATACGGCTTCGACAAACCCGCGCCGGAACGCCTGTGGCTGATGCTCAAGAGCTACGCCCAGCTGGACTTCGGCAATAGTTTCTTTCGCGGTAAAAGCGTGACCGACCTGATCCTCGAAAAGATGCCGGTGACCATTTCCCTCGGGCTGTGGGCCACCTTGATCACCTACCTGGTGTCGATCCCGCTGGGGATTCGCAAGGCGGTGCGCCATGGCAGCAGTTTTGATGTGTGGAGCAGCACCGCCATCGTGATTGGCTATGCGATGCCGGCGTTCCTGTTTGCGATGTTCCTGATCGTGGTATTCGCCGGCGGCACCTCGCTGAACTGGTTCCCGGTGCGCGGGCTGGTCTCGGAAAACTTCGACCAGTTGAGCACCGTGGGCAAGATCGCCGATTACTTCTGGCACCTGGTATTACCGGTCAGCGCCCTGGTGATCGGCGGTTTCGCCACCTTGACCATCCTCACCAAAAACTCGTTCCTCAATGAGATCACCCGCCAGTACGTGGTCACCGCCCGGGCCAAAGGCTTGAGCGAACGCCGGGTGCTGTACGGACATGTGTTTCGCAACGCCATGCTGCTGGTGATCTCGGGGATTCCCCAGGCGTTTATCGCCGTGTTCTTTGCCGGTTCGCTGCTGATCGAGGTGATTTTCTCCCTCGATGGCCTGGGCCGCATGAGCTACGAAGCGGCGGTTTCACGGGACTATCCGGTGGTATTCGGTTCATTGTTTATCTTCACGTTGTTTGGCCTCTTGATAAAACTCATCGGTGACCTCTGCTACACCCTGGTGGACCCGCGTATCGACTTCGCCGCGAGGAACGCCTGA
- a CDS encoding ABC transporter permease, translated as MLKLSPVARRRFERFKKNRRGWWSLWLFIGLFILTLGGELIANDKPLVLSYQDELYFPVFKRYTEQAFGGQLPFQADYRSEYVQNLIKKDGGWMLFPPIPFSDDTPNYELTRPAPSPPSSVNWLGTDDQSRDVLARVIFGARVSILFALALTAISAAIGIAAGALQGYYGGWVDLLGQRILEVWSGLPVLYLLIILSGFVEPNFWWLLGIMALFSWLALVDVVRAEFLRGRNLEYVKAARALGLGDGKIIRRHILPNAMTATLSYLPFILTGAISTLSALDFLGFGMPAGSASLGELIAQGKQNLQAPWLGLTAFFTLALILSLLVFIGEALRDAFDPRS; from the coding sequence ATGCTCAAGCTCTCTCCCGTGGCCCGCCGGCGCTTTGAACGCTTCAAGAAAAACCGGCGCGGCTGGTGGTCGCTGTGGCTGTTTATCGGCCTGTTTATCCTGACCCTCGGCGGCGAACTGATCGCCAACGACAAACCCCTGGTGCTCAGCTACCAGGACGAGCTGTATTTCCCGGTGTTCAAACGCTACACCGAGCAGGCGTTCGGCGGGCAGCTGCCGTTCCAGGCGGATTACCGCAGTGAATACGTGCAGAACCTGATCAAGAAGGACGGCGGCTGGATGCTGTTCCCGCCGATCCCGTTCAGCGACGACACCCCCAACTATGAACTGACCCGCCCCGCCCCCAGCCCGCCCTCCAGCGTGAACTGGCTGGGCACCGACGACCAGTCCCGCGACGTGCTGGCGCGGGTGATCTTCGGCGCCCGGGTGTCGATCCTGTTTGCCCTGGCCCTCACCGCCATCAGCGCCGCCATCGGCATCGCCGCCGGGGCCTTGCAGGGTTACTACGGTGGCTGGGTCGACCTGCTCGGGCAACGCATCCTGGAAGTGTGGTCCGGGCTGCCGGTGCTGTACTTGCTGATCATTCTGTCGGGGTTTGTCGAACCCAATTTCTGGTGGTTGCTGGGCATCATGGCGCTGTTTTCGTGGCTGGCCCTGGTGGACGTGGTGCGCGCCGAGTTCCTGCGGGGGCGCAACCTGGAGTACGTCAAGGCCGCGCGGGCACTGGGCCTGGGGGACGGCAAGATCATCCGCCGGCATATCCTGCCGAACGCGATGACCGCCACCCTGAGCTACTTGCCGTTCATTTTGACCGGGGCGATTTCCACCTTGAGCGCCCTGGATTTCCTCGGCTTCGGCATGCCCGCCGGCAGCGCCTCCTTGGGTGAACTGATCGCCCAGGGCAAGCAGAACCTGCAAGCGCCGTGGCTGGGGCTGACTGCATTTTTCACCCTGGCGCTGATCCTGTCGTTGCTGGTGTTTATCGGCGAGGCGTTGCGTGACGCCTTCGACCCACGCTCATGA
- a CDS encoding extracellular solute-binding protein has product MRVAFSTLFCSTLALLLASTAVIAAPQSALTVYGEPAKYQPGFTHFDYVNPNAPKGGSLRRSAIEIGRYDHVLPYGDKGIGVSQVDGWLYSPLALRSLDEPYTVYGLVAEKMERSDDGLSLRFYLNPKARFADGQPITAEDVRYSFDLLMTQGSLRYRTLFADVKHVEVEGPRQVRFDFASNENRTLPLDVATLPVFPEHWWKTRDFANGGGYEIPLGSGPYTISKVDAGNTITFKRDPNWWGKDLPISRGLYNFDHLSLEYFGDTEVARQVLRGGAYDFNREFSATGYSIGYNGPALDDGRLQRAHLAKEAPQPAQGYVFNVQKPMFKDRRVRQALAMLWDFEWANRQMMRNMYIRQQSFFSNSPLAATQLPDAQELAILEPLRGQIPDEVFTQVFKAPTTDATGMIRDKQLQALALLEQAGWKPDGDKLVNAAGEPLEFTFLNAQNGMERLLLPYKRNLAQIGITLNIRRIDSSQYVNRLMARDYDMIVTGFPVTTSPGMELYNYFGSAAAFDTGANNYMVLKDPAVDSLINGLVKANTQSQMLSYAHALDRVLQWNYLWIPNYYPPGTSAAWWNRFGRPAVEAKTDEALETWWEISPTPLTNEQMKAELTKRPGAR; this is encoded by the coding sequence ATGCGAGTCGCTTTTTCTACCCTGTTTTGCTCCACCCTGGCCCTGCTGCTGGCCAGCACCGCCGTGATCGCCGCGCCGCAATCGGCGCTGACCGTGTACGGCGAACCGGCCAAATACCAACCCGGCTTCACCCACTTCGACTATGTCAACCCGAATGCCCCCAAGGGCGGCAGCCTGCGGCGATCGGCGATCGAGATTGGCCGCTACGACCATGTGCTGCCCTACGGCGACAAAGGCATCGGCGTGAGCCAGGTCGACGGTTGGCTGTATTCGCCCCTGGCCCTGCGCTCGCTGGACGAGCCCTATACGGTCTACGGCCTGGTGGCGGAAAAGATGGAGCGGTCAGACGACGGTCTGTCCCTGCGTTTTTACCTGAACCCCAAGGCGCGCTTCGCCGATGGCCAGCCGATCACCGCCGAAGACGTGCGCTACAGCTTCGACCTGCTGATGACCCAGGGCAGCCTGCGTTACCGCACGCTGTTCGCCGACGTCAAACACGTGGAAGTCGAAGGCCCGCGCCAGGTGCGATTCGATTTCGCAAGCAATGAAAACCGCACCCTGCCCCTGGACGTCGCCACCCTGCCGGTATTTCCCGAGCACTGGTGGAAGACCCGCGACTTCGCCAACGGCGGCGGCTACGAGATTCCCCTCGGCAGCGGCCCCTACACCATCAGCAAGGTGGATGCCGGCAACACCATCACCTTCAAGCGCGACCCGAACTGGTGGGGCAAAGACCTGCCCATCAGCCGTGGCCTGTACAACTTCGATCACCTGAGCCTCGAATACTTCGGCGACACCGAAGTGGCGCGCCAGGTACTGCGGGGCGGTGCCTACGACTTCAACCGCGAATTCTCCGCCACCGGCTACTCCATCGGCTACAACGGCCCGGCCCTTGACGATGGCCGCCTGCAACGCGCGCACCTGGCCAAGGAAGCACCGCAACCGGCCCAGGGCTACGTGTTCAACGTGCAAAAACCGATGTTCAAGGACCGCCGCGTGCGCCAGGCCCTGGCCATGCTATGGGACTTCGAATGGGCCAACCGGCAGATGATGCGCAATATGTACATCCGCCAGCAGAGCTTCTTCTCCAACAGCCCGCTGGCAGCGACCCAACTGCCGGACGCCCAGGAGCTGGCAATTCTTGAACCCCTGCGCGGGCAGATTCCCGACGAAGTGTTTACCCAAGTATTCAAGGCGCCGACCACCGATGCCACCGGGATGATCCGCGACAAGCAACTGCAAGCCCTGGCGCTGCTGGAGCAGGCCGGCTGGAAGCCCGACGGCGACAAACTGGTAAACGCCGCCGGCGAACCGCTGGAGTTCACCTTCCTCAATGCCCAGAACGGCATGGAACGCCTGTTGTTGCCGTACAAACGCAACCTGGCGCAGATCGGCATCACCCTGAACATCCGCCGTATCGACTCCTCGCAATACGTCAACCGCCTGATGGCCCGGGACTACGACATGATCGTCACCGGCTTCCCGGTCACCACTTCGCCAGGGATGGAGCTGTACAACTACTTCGGTTCCGCCGCTGCGTTTGATACCGGCGCCAACAACTACATGGTGCTGAAAGACCCGGCCGTCGACAGCCTGATCAACGGCCTGGTCAAGGCCAACACCCAGTCGCAGATGCTCAGTTACGCGCACGCCCTGGACCGCGTACTGCAATGGAATTACCTGTGGATTCCCAACTACTACCCGCCGGGCACCTCCGCCGCGTGGTGGAACCGCTTCGGCCGCCCGGCGGTGGAAGCCAAGACGGACGAAGCCCTGGAAACCTGGTGGGAAATCAGCCCCACGCCGCTGACCAATGAACAGATGAAAGCCGAACTGACCAAACGCCCGGGAGCCCGCTGA
- a CDS encoding peptidylprolyl isomerase: MAKATARHILVATEDKCNELKAQIEGGADFAEVAKANSSCPSSRQGGDLGSFGPGQMVKEFDTVVFSAPVNTVQGPVKTQFGYHLLEVTSRQD, translated from the coding sequence ATGGCCAAAGCCACCGCCCGTCACATCCTCGTTGCCACCGAAGACAAGTGCAACGAACTGAAAGCACAAATCGAAGGCGGCGCCGATTTCGCCGAAGTTGCCAAAGCCAACTCGTCCTGCCCGTCCAGCCGTCAAGGCGGCGACCTGGGTTCGTTCGGCCCGGGCCAAATGGTTAAAGAATTCGACACCGTCGTATTCAGCGCCCCGGTCAACACTGTGCAAGGCCCGGTGAAAACCCAGTTCGGTTATCACCTGCTGGAAGTGACCAGCCGCCAGGACTGA